CATccctgcagaaatacagaaaaccagCAGTGGACAGTTGCTCACGAGCACAGTTGTGAACTTCACTATCCAATTACACCGACTTCCCTCTACTTGTCAAATTCCACATGCGATCCAAACAACCCCACAATGTTCCAAGTAGACCAACCGACTTGTGAAAGCTACGCATTGTAACAGGAGAGCTGGCAATAAAATCTGCGAACTTAAGTAAACATTGGAAGTATGGTTTTCTTATTGCAGTACCtataaaagcacagaaaactcAGATATTAAGGGTCTATGGAGAACGTGTTTGTATGTGGGGAAACAGCTGTTCTCTTGTCCATGTGTTCAGTGCCCAccaataattcatttttaacaAGCACACTTTGCTTCTATGTAGAAACAAGCTAACAATTCCCAAACATAATGCCTGGAGAAGGGTAAAATCCAAACACTGCAAAACATCATCCATTAATTAGGGATAGATGCTCCCACCTCAAACACACGATAACTGATTTAAGTTGCTACCAGTTAGGATTCAACAGTGCTAAGATGCAGCAGCTCAACCTCAAATCTATTAAAACAATCAGGAAAGCTGCGAAATAATGCATCATTAAATAGTGTCTTTAACTGACCTCAGATGCAAATACCAAACCAGATATTTATCTCAGATAGATAACTTTGGTTTGAAATCTTGACAACACACAACCAATGCAGAAATAGGAACTTTTCTTtgttggaaattttttttaaaatgtttgaaggTTACAACTGTTCTGTGCATGAGcaataaagataattaaaacaaagtatAACCGGTAAAGTCACCATGTATTTGTATTATATAACACCGGCGGGGGAGAACCTTTCAGCtagagttttaaaaaacactaaCTGCTATGAATGGTTACACTTCAACCACCTTGGAAACAAAATCATCAAGAAAAAATGCCATATCAATTCCTAAGAATTTGTTTTGCAGATCTTTTCAGTAAGCTacactccagaaaaaaaaacattcaggaaGTATTAATCTAGCACCTAAATATATAAAAGTATCGATTGCCAAACCAATTATAAAGAACTAAAGAAACTGAGATGCAGAGCTGTATTCTGAGGCAAATGCTTTTCAGTCTGATAATGAGCATGAACCAGGGAAGCTGAGACCCTAAgagattttatcttttctttaagaaacatCAGTTGTGAAAACTTATGAAACAACcaagttactttaaaaaatttctaaacTAAACTATAATAAACTCACTTTTAAAATCCCATTCGGTCTTTACTGGAGGAGTTGTACCACTTCAGTATAGAtttaaagtgaaagaaaattattgatACATAGCAAAAACTCCAGCCAACAATAATTTCCAATGTGTTTTGCAACTGCAGTAGCTTTTCTAAAAGAGATGAACTGGATCTTTTTAGCAGAACACTCACTGATGACAACTTCTTATTGCTAAGCACAGTCCATTTTCATCACCCAAGGACCTGTTTGCTACCTCAGCCTGCCACGCTGGAGGATGCGCAGAGCCTTGAGAGAGTACCATTTAGCACTTCCTAATCCATCAGTGTCAGAGCTCCCTGACAGGGCATTTATTCACACGCACTCATTGTTATTCAATTTGCTGTTCATTCCAGGTAAAAATTCGGTGATCTCCACAGCCCCATCGATTGGGATCATTTTTCACCCCAGTTCCTGGCTGAGGGGCTGAGTCTCAGCAGCGCTAGTGCTTGCTCTGCAGGACGACATTGCCAATGCATGAAGAGCTGATTTATGAATATGAAGCAACACTGGTACCAGGGGACTAGCCTTAGCCACTAGAGACAACTGGAACATACTTACTGTTTCCGAAAGCTGAACTACAGACTTCAAGTGCTTTAATTTTATGCATGCATTTCATTATACATCTTGGCCAGAAGCTTTCGTAGACAAGCCAAGCAATCAGACAATCTTGCATCGTTTGCTGAAATCCAATTTTGTCCTTTGTCAGCACAAACAGTTTAATTTGATGTTTTCACTCCTGAGTAAGCACCGAGTATCTTTTAAATCTCCCTTGGAAGGGAGGACACCACTCCGTCCATCCACAAACAGACTCcagctaaataaaacaaacaaaacccaacacctcAACAACCTGTCCTATTTAATactgaattttcagaaattaaccAGCCAAAAATACCTACTCTGATTTAATAAACTGCCCTTAGAacatctgggggaaaaaaaacccaagtaatACAGTAGTCTAAGATCAAAATAGAATTCCAACTACTATCTCCAATTTGACCTTTGTTACCTTTTCTGCTGTCTCAGTTCTCTCTTCCATTTATATGCATAAGCAAATctttttactaaaataaatcCTAGTCACTGCAGGAAGCATCAGTGTACTGGGTGTAGGAAGGTAAAGGACATTTATGCCGAGAAGGGCTTTGTTTGACAGCATGGACAAAAGTAACATGTAATCACCAGACAGACCCGGTGCAGCTCACAGCAAATCAAAGTTTAAGCTACAATAAACTTAACCCATTGGTATTCCACTTCCTACTTGCTTGAGCTTATTCTGCTACTGTGCTGTTTGAGGAGGGAAAGAGGAGTAGCCaggattttcagaaatgctgcattttaaagcttttaaaacataCGCACAAAAGTAAACGTGTACGTAACAAACTGACTTTATTCAGGCAATCAACTAATAGCAGCTATCGAGTTATAGTTTTACAGCTAACTACAATATTGGGTATAAGGCAATTATAATAATCAGACGTTTACTTTTTTATATCAAAGGCTAAACAATGACATCACATGACCACTACATGGATTTTATTTGCCAAGTACATCATTTGCCAGTTGCTAAGGTAATGGCACCATCTATTGGTCCAATACCACCTCTGCAGAAACTGCAAGTTAATCACAGTTCTTGTTACAGTTAACCAGATGATTCAGTTCAACAGCTGCACTGTTTCAGTAGTGCAAGGatccagaggggaaaaaaacaaacctttaaCATTTCCAAGCATACAGTAAGTAGGTGTTTTATATAGAGATGCCAGCCATGAACAGAAAGAGATTATCTAAAATTAAAGTTACATATTCCCATCACAGCATTGGCAGAAAAACTGCATCAGACATCGGCTGAATCCAATTTACTGATCTGACACCCTTCAGTTTCAGatcaattttctttcctgatatATTTATTTGGACTCTCCATTATACTTCTATATCTCTACCAAAACCAAGCTTTCAGTCATCCAAGTATTCAAAACGAAACACAAGCCTGAAATGATAGTCTCTTCTTGAGCGATCAGAGAGCAAAGGTAATTGCAACCCTGGCTATGTTTGAAATTTTACTTTTCGCAGATATATGATTATCTCAGTAGGGCATTAACCTTAAAAGCCACAGATAAAAAGAAGGGACTAGTTTAATCTCTTACCAGTGTCTCAGTGAGATCTCTTACCATTTTTTACCCTTTAGTCCCAGATTATTGTctataaaaatcacaaaagaatCCAGAACTAATCAAACAAGCTTGACACTACTATTGAAAACACCCCCTTTGCCAAAGACCGGGCAAGTTCTGTAATATTTCAAGATGTGCGTGTCCTTCCCTTCAGCAATGCATGTGTTATttcccttctcaaaaaaaaaataagaggatgATTGTGATCACTAAGGCTCTCCCGCAAGTCTCAAAGCTTCTCATAGCTTATTACTTCAGGATTCTTACCACAGGGACTCTCCAAGCATCCCTCAATAATTAAGGGACAGAACAAGATGTCTAAAGAAGCAATTTTATCTAGAGGACATGGACAAAGATAGTTAGAAGACATAGGAGGAATGACAAGTTAAACTCACAAATCAAGATTAGAGACGAATGCAGATTTTGTAGTCTGTAATACAGTGACTTCCTAAAGATACTCATAGGAGGCCTCAAATTGGGATGTTTAGCAAGGTCACAGGTAAATGGGTATATGCTCAAGAGCCATTTCACAACTTGAAATTATTGCTACTGCAAAGCAGCACTGAGTTCAAAAGTTTAATTCTCTCCTGTAGGTATTCTTCACTTTCTTCTGTAGAACCAGGAAATAATGGAGCaacatttctccttttaaagtGAGAAACACAAGGCACTCCAGAATAGCTGCTTATGATTTGAATTCTGCTACCACAAAGTACTTATTTCCAAGTTATCCTATATCCTTGTTTATAGTTGAAAAGACAACAAGAATATATCTACCACCCTTATATTTCACAATACGTCCTAAACAGTGCTTTTGTCACTGGTCTTGACAAGGTAGTACCTAAATGCcagaaaaaacatgcaaaaaatcTGTTGTTTCAGCTCTCAATGTTATCATATTCCCTAAAAGGAAACTGAACGAGATGTACAATTCTGTGTACATACATATAGCTCAAATTgttattacagaaaatgttaCCTAGACAGAAGAGTTGGGGTACTAACACTTAACCTGATGGTGGGCTACTAACACCAAGCTGACCCCAACAACAGACAGAATTGAAACTTCTTTACTGAGAAGCTCCAGACAGTAAAGACCAATTATTGTATGTAGTAATTAAACCAGGTGTTGCTTCACTACAATTAAGCACCTTCTTGAGTAAAATACAGCTGCCACATAGTAAGAAATACAGAAGTACAACAGTCCCAAAGGAGAAGCAAGGTCCACCTTTCCCCTAATGAAGCCACAGAAAAAACTTCAGGCAGAATGTAATTCCCCAAGTAAGACTTTATATGAACCAAGAGTTAAGGACTATCTGCAAACCAATttctaaggattttttttttatagcaagTTTTTGGGAGTCCCACAACATTCTTGCTTTAAGGTATGCTGGGGAACACACACAGCAACTTTCCTATTACCAGATTTTTGGTAGCTTAGATTAAGTCATATAATAGCCCATgattttcaagttttaaaacagaacagcacACCTGCCTTACAAATATGGGTTCAACTTTATCTTTCAAGTCTGAGGTCTGTACAGCTCACAGCAAACAATGGAATTTaagttaaaacatattttaaataataatttgagaCGTTCACACTTTTTACCAGGCAATTGTGTTACAATACTGAGGGAGTATCACTTACCCATGGTAACATAAGGCAGTTTGTCAGTCGATCCGTGGGGATATATGCTGTAAAGGTGAGGCCCCGTGACATCTACTCCCCCTAAAACCAGGGCAGCACCAATGTAGCCTTGATACCTAGGAGCAAAGTTTATATGTGAATCTGAAGGTCCACAATAAACCTGTCGTTCTTTTTAACACAACACATGCATTTGAGAACTTTTCCATAATTATACCCGGTACACATCTCTAATAGAAAGACCACTTTCACTATCAGTAaccaacattttaaattaagaaatttaCTAAAACATGGTGTATTTCAGTGTCAAGCAGAACAAGCAAGCAGGCTGGATGATACATTTGTGCTAACAGGGAGAGAATTCAGATTAGTTTTCAAGCCTTAAATGAAATTCCTGTATTCGCAATTACGTGTCTAAATAGATACTTCAAAGAAAGTGTATTCCTTCATTTTCCCCACGAGATGTTCTCAGCtgctttaactttttaatttattgttttgtgACACACTTAAGAAAAGGCAAACTGTCCATCCATACAGCATTAGGCCACTGAGCTGAATGACTAATTTCTCTAGGTCACTCGGTTgcacaaagcattttcttttcatcgCTTTATTTCACCTTCCTGAAGGCTTTCCAATAGCTTGAACACTAATCTAATACATGCGTTTcgttcttttcttctctttcaacagcattttttaCTTCTACAAAAGCCAGTGCTAGAATACTTAAGTTTAGAGAGTATGCCCTCAGTCTAAGGGCATGTTCTATGTCATGCTGCTAGTTAGGAAGTTCAGCTGCCATATATTAACAGCCTGCAATCAGTAAAGCGATCAAATACAGTCTTAAGATAACTGCAGTACAACTTCCAACCATTTTACTTGCCTATCTCACTATACAACCAGCAGAGTTCAATATTAACAGCTGTGGGCTTCAAATGGTTAAACACtttattcttttgaaaataaaatgcattttgaggTAGTGGTTCTATTGCAAGTCTCAATTTTACAAGCTTGCACATTACAAGATCATTACTGGTCCAGCCGACTTGCCACAGATACACCTCAGTTTTCACAGGTGTGATCAACAGTTCATTAAACTACTGGCCTCCTGTTTTTGCCGTATAAACACTAGCAACACTGTACTACTATAGCATCAATTCTCTAAAACACCATAGACTTGATTTCCACTCCTTATCAGTTCAAAAGCCTATGAAGCAAAAAGCAATTATTAAATCTTTCTAGAAGTCTTATTACGAAGGTTACGTAAGCCAAGGAAGGATGCTCCTTCACAGGAGCTTAGATATTATCTGGCGGTTTTAACAGCATTGCTAATAAACAAGAAATTAGTTACctgaaaagcatttgctttagCATTCGATTAGCTGTGACAACTCTTGGAAGTCGTCCAGTGGATAGTGAATGAAGCTCCAGATTGGAAGAGATCAGCTGAGTTGTCATATCAGTATCTGCAGCTGTTCCGGCACCGCAGCAACTGGAAAATATTATGCACAAGTTAAGAAAAGGTGGGGACgacagggaaaacaaagaacTCCATGCTTCACCCCACAAGTAGAAATGTTCTCATTGTAAAATTGAGGAAATTAAGTTCTCATACAATCAATACTTGAAACAAGATAGCCTATTTAAGTGTAAATGAAAcaccaaaaaatccccaagtCTTGCTAataaattacaattttaaagTACATCTTAATACTTGCTGTTAGCAAAGGACATGGCTAGAAGTCCCAATACTATTACCAATACCATTACACAATAAATAATTCCAGTACTTACTAGATGTTAGGGGAAATAAAGTGTATTTTTGAACAGTTCTTGTCAGCAACAACCATTCCTTCAGTTGCTCTCGTATCTGCTCCGAGGACAATGCCATCCTAGAGAAAGGGAGAATTATTCCCAAAGCCTCCACCTCCAAAGGGGACCTTCCCGGCACCGACGGGGAGACCGGCTGCAGGGCCTGGGTCATCGCCGGAGCCGGCCCGCAGGGCCCCGGGCGTGACTCAGCACCGCTGAGCCACCGCCACCCGCCGcgccgagccgggccgggccgggccgggccgccgctTCCCGGCGAGGCCCTTCCCCGGGGCCCAGCCCAGGAGCGAGGGGCGACCAAGCCCCCAGTCCGACCCGGCTCGGCCCGGGGGCGGAGGAGCCGTCCGCCCCGGCCTCCTCTCCGCCGCCAAGCGCCAGAGGGACGCGTCCGGCGCCCGCCTCACCTTGAAGACGACGCCGGCGATGGTGGTGCCCGTCTTGCGGGCGGCGGGCAGCCGCTGTCCCTTCTGCCCGAGCTCGGCCTCCAGCAGCGAGTTCCTGCAACACAGGGCGGGAAgtggggccgggcgggggccgccccggccgcgccccccgcgccccgctgcCGCCCGGGCCCAGCCCCCGCGTTCCCCTCGCGCCTCACCGGGAACAGTTGTCGAAGCTGAAGCCGCCGCTCGGCGCCTGCAGCACGGAGACCGCCGCCATCTTACCGCTCCGGCAGGGACGGGAGGCGCCTGCTGAGTGCTTCCGGGTCAGCTGCCGGCGCGCGCTCCGGGGCGGGGCTTGGGCTAGGCCCGCGTCTGCCCGCCCGCAGCCCGCGAAatggcggcggggcggggcgaggcggggCATGACACCGCTGGGGGGCGGGGCATGGCACGGCGCGGCCAGGGGGCATAGCATGGCTTGGCACGGCTGGGGGGCACGGCATGGCTGGGgggctcggcacggctcggcacggcacggctcggcacggctcggcacggcacggcgcggctcggctcggcacggcacggcacggcacggctcggcttggcacggctcggcacggcacggctcggctcggcacggctcggctcAGCACGGTATGGCTTGGCTGGGGAGCACGGCGGGGGggcatggcatggcacggcacggcaTGGCTGGGATGGCGTGGCACGGCTGGGGGGGGGCATTGCTGGGGGCCACGGCATGACATGGCACAGCTGAGAGGCACTGCATGGCTGGGGGGGGGCATGGCATGGCATAGCATAGCCGGGGGGCATTGCCAGGGGACATTGTATGGCACAGATGGGGGGCATAGCATGGCATGGCCAGGGGCTATGGCCAGGGGGCATGGCATGGCCTGGCATGGCTGGGGGACATGGCATGGTTGGGGGgtatggcatggcatggcacagcatggcacggcacggcaTGGCACAGCATGTCCGGGGGGCACAGCATGGCTGGGGGGTATgacatggcatggcatggcacagcatggcacTGCATGTCCGGGGGGCACAGCATGGCTGGGGGGTATGACATGGCATGGCACGGCATGGCACTGCATGTCCGGGGGGCACAGCATGGCTGGGGGgtatggcatggcatggcacagcatggcaTGGCGCAGCATGTCCAGGTGGCACAGCATGTCAGggggcacagcacagctggggggTATGGCATGGCCAGGGGGAGCACAGCCGGGTCCTGCCCACAGGATGGGCTCTGCCAGGTGACCgccccatgggtgctggggagggaccGGGGCTCGGGCTTGGACATCGCTGGTGAGGGGAGTGCCAGGCATTGGTTCTGCCCTGGTTTGTGCCTGCATCAGCCCTTAGTGCTCGGGGACTGTGGGTGTTCAGGTAATTGGCAACTTTAAACAAAATCCTGTGGTTTCTGAGGAGGAGGGATTGCCAAACACATGGGGCAGCCAGCACCACGTGCAGGGCATGGGCGTCACTTGGGTGTTCACACACGGGTTAGCACAGAGCCAAGGAATGTTGGGGGCTGATGgacggggagggaggggttcACTGTGGTGGggggctggaggtggctgagccCTGGGCTGTGAGTGCTGGTGCCGCTCCACGCCGAGACGAGCGGTGGCAACGCCTGCACAGACACACCTCAATTTAGGTGTAATTTACACAAAGCGGTTGATGCTGCTCCATCCTGTACCACTAGACAAGCTGCCCAACCCCCTTCCTCCGTCAGCTCAACCGAGCTTCGGGGATCACTCCTCAAGAAGGTGTCGTTGGTCCCTGGGGACAGGACTGGTTGCAGCAGGGAAGGACGGGAATGGACGACTTGTTCGTCCAGGCTCTGACCATGCTTTTGTGCGTAGACTGGGGCTGTCTTGTTATTCCTTCCTTTGCCTTTGTTTTACCATATTTAAAATGGCAGTAATGCTGCTTTTACTGGgttccagaggtcccttccaacccctaccattctgtgattctgtcactTGTCTAACAGGTTGTAAAAAGCTTTGAgactttcaaagaaaatgaaaggatggATGAaggacaaaaagagaaaaaaatcccaaacttcTATGTTTGGATCTTACAAAGTCCCTACAATTGCATGAGAAAATGCAAACCTACCTAAAATTGCTGTGCTGTTAAGGTAAGGGTTAtatggtgaaagaaaaaagataaatgccCCCTTTCAAATTAGGGAAGCCTTGCTGTATGTCAAGGAGGtcagtaaaattaatttagtattttctgGGTAAACTGCATCCAACCTGCATTTCAACTTTTCCTCCAGCTTACTGACCTCTTAAAAGAATAGCCAAATGTGCCTGTAGAGAAAAGAACTTCTGGCAACTTCTCAAGAAAGGatacattttaaagcaatgcAGACATGTAGTGAGATTTTTCCAAAGCCTATCACATATCTAAATTGCTTTCTAGATGTGTAAGtgcctgaaattaaaaatcgtgttgatttaaaaaaaaaaaatcaagt
The Phalacrocorax aristotelis chromosome 17, bGulAri2.1, whole genome shotgun sequence genome window above contains:
- the PSMB7 gene encoding proteasome subunit beta type-7, with protein sequence MAAVSVLQAPSGGFSFDNCSRNSLLEAELGQKGQRLPAARKTGTTIAGVVFKDGIVLGADTRATEGMVVADKNCSKIHFISPNIYCCGAGTAADTDMTTQLISSNLELHSLSTGRLPRVVTANRMLKQMLFRYQGYIGAALVLGGVDVTGPHLYSIYPHGSTDKLPYVTMGSGSLAAMAVFEDKYKPDMEEEEAKQLVRDAIAAGIYNDLGSGNNIDICVISKSKLDFLRPYDVANRKGERYGRYKCEKGTTAVLTENVALLEIEVVDETVQTMDTS